From Halotia branconii CENA392, the proteins below share one genomic window:
- a CDS encoding WD40 repeat domain-containing protein: MVKLWNTLTGECFKTFQALKSVISIAFSPNGQFLASGGLDRTVRLWHIHTGSCKVTLKGHTNWIRSIAFSADGHFLASSGDEATIRLWDLNSEQCLKTFQHESIGVPSIALSPNDEILASGGFDNTIRLWDVSSGKCLKILQGHTQWITSVIFSPDGNTIASSSGDGTIKFWDIKTGNCVKTLRDRPYERMNITGVKGLTSAEIATLKALGAVEDEA; this comes from the coding sequence ATGGTGAAACTCTGGAACACTTTGACGGGTGAGTGTTTTAAAACTTTTCAAGCACTTAAAAGTGTTATCTCAATTGCATTTAGTCCAAACGGTCAATTCTTAGCCAGTGGTGGTTTAGATCGAACTGTAAGATTATGGCATATTCACACTGGCTCCTGCAAAGTAACGTTAAAAGGACACACAAATTGGATTCGTTCAATTGCCTTTAGCGCAGATGGTCATTTCCTTGCCAGCAGCGGTGATGAAGCAACAATTAGGTTATGGGATCTTAATAGTGAGCAATGCTTAAAAACTTTCCAGCATGAGAGTATAGGTGTACCCTCTATTGCCTTGAGTCCAAATGATGAGATACTTGCCAGTGGTGGTTTTGATAACACTATAAGACTTTGGGATGTCAGCAGTGGTAAATGCTTAAAAATTTTACAGGGACATACACAGTGGATCACTTCAGTTATTTTTAGTCCAGATGGTAACACTATTGCTAGTAGCAGTGGTGATGGCACAATTAAGTTCTGGGATATCAAAACAGGCAATTGTGTTAAAACCCTTCGCGATCGCCCTTATGAACGCATGAACATCACAGGCGTTAAAGGCTTAACCTCAGCCGAAATTGCAACACTCAAAGCACTAGGCGCAGTGGAAGACGAAGCATAG